Genomic segment of Blastocatellia bacterium:
AATCGGCCACCTTCTCGCCCACCCCTTCGAGCGCAAGCAACCGTCGTCGCAAGACCAGCGTCGGCCACGTGGACCACGAGGCGAAATCCGCGCACTCGGCGATCGCTCGAGCCGTCGCGAGCACATACCGATCGCGATAGCCCAAGCCGCAGTGTTCTCGAAGGTCCGCGAGACGAGCTTCCGCCAAGACATCCGGTCGCGGAAAGCTGTACATGGGTCCCCACGGGGTCCGAATCTCCTCCCCATAGCGAGCGCACAGCCGTTCCAGAATCAGCCGAATGCGCGGGATATGGTTATTGGCCGAGATGATGAACGAGATAATCGTCTCGAACGGCTCTTGTCGCAAGATATGAATCCCAGCTCGCCGCGGCACCACGCTCGCCAATGCCGCATCGTGCCGAAGCTGACGCAAAATCGCTGGATAGTCCCGCGAGAGATCGAAATACTGAACAATCGCTCGCTCGGCCTCCTGAGGGACACGACCTCCGATGAAGCGCACGAGAAGGACGTTCGACCGCGCATCCCCCCTCGCGGCAGACGCGAGCGGATCGGACAGCAATCGCCGCGGCACCTGTTGAATATGAAGCGCGCTCCGTCCGATGACGCCGATGTACTCGCCTGCCCGCACCCGTTTCCAGCGGAAGCATTGTCCGCTTTCGAGCGTCTGC
This window contains:
- a CDS encoding 8-oxoguanine DNA glycosylase; this translates as MPEIVIPVGEFDLEQTLESGQCFRWKRVRAGEYIGVIGRSALHIQQVPRRLLSDPLASAARGDARSNVLLVRFIGGRVPQEAERAIVQYFDLSRDYPAILRQLRHDAALASVVPRRAGIHILRQEPFETIISFIISANNHIPRIRLILERLCARYGEEIRTPWGPMYSFPRPDVLAEARLADLREHCGLGYRDRYVLATARAIAECADFASWSTWPTLVLRRRLLALEGVGEKVADCILLFGFHRLEAFPVDTWIARAMQALYFPDRIPRLREIRACAVERFGSYAGVAQQYLYAAFRAGKKVARPSREPIEEAW